The region tTCACCCTTTAAGAAAATAATAAGGATTGAAGTTGTTTGAGAATATATTAGACACGGTGTAAGTTCCTATGTTGATTGTGTATTGCACAATGATGTGGATGTTGTGTGGAGGATGCCTCTTCTTGACAGTGATCAACGCAATTTGCTCATCATTTGTGAGCACGAACTGTGCCTCGGATACCAAAGAAACCAAATAGGGTTTCCATTGCTCTCATTGCTTTATAGCAAGTGCAGCAGATACTACCCTCATCGTACAAAATTGTTCCAGAGCGTCCGTGCTGAGATACAATCATGGTAAACGGTTAAACGCGCTTCACGCATTCCTACGTATCCAAGAAAATGGCTACAATGGTGGAGATATTTCGATAAATTGTTGATGACATTTTAGGAGCGTTTTAAAATCTACAGTTAACTAAGCAACGTGGAATCAAATATTGTGGGATGacaatttcatttgtttttattattggCTCTAAATGTGTTCTCCGTTGTTTGTGTTATTGATTtacgcctttttttttaaaggttgtGGAATATTGATGTCCTCATAAACACAGAAATTAGGTCCTTTGGCCTTTTAAATTGAGTATCGGCAGCTAAAACGAGTAGAAATTGAGAATATTTCAAACATTATAAATATATCTTAatctttaaaataaatatatctTCGAAATGTAAACTCATAATCTTAAGTCACTGGCTCAATGATTCCTGATAATAACATTAGTAGAAAGCCGATCCGTCCCCATTATAGAATCACTAATATCAAAACATAGTTCTGAAATGAATTCAACCAATACAATTTGACAATCTCGGTTGTCGAGCTACATAAGATAAGCTATAGACATTATTGTGTATTTAACGAGCAACAACGACGTATAACGTTCAATTCCAACAGTGATGTCAATAACGCTAGACAAAATTCGCCTCTGACCGATCAACCCTTAGCATAGATTGGGATACAACAATCGCAGCATTGAAATTATTCGGCAACCTTCAGGCAGATGAGATCGCTTTTCATTTGATCTCATTCATGCATTAGTATGAAGCTTGATACACCGACTTTAACCTAATTTATCTTCCTCTACACTATCCTGCTTGGTTGTGAAGAACTAAACAATTTCCTCCCTCCCCGTGAGATATTAATAGAAACCGTGGGTTCTAGACCCATAGGACAGTTGGTAAATTCAAACCGAAGAGAGAATTAACTAAAACACCAATGATGCTAGGTAAATTTACTTACACATTGACCCAATGATTTGGAATACCGATATCCTTTAAAACATCGTCTTACGCTTGCCATTCTATTTGCTAGAAGCTAAAAAATAAAGGAATGACTATCAACATTAAAAGTGATGCAAATAGACACTTAAAATATGACTCAGTAAACTAGCAAACTAGCACGTGACAAGCAATAAAGATTTTCCTAGTGTCACCATCATACAATCACAAATATTAATCACATATCTAAACCGGATCCAGTTCAACAATATGACTCACTGAATTGTTGGATTATGTGCCTTACTGTTTTATCACCCAGTTCCTCCGATGAATAATCTTCAAACTCCTCCGATGAAAAATCTCCAACTTCGATTGGTTGTTCTAAGGGATCTTTTGGTGAAGATTCCGATTTGGAACTGTCACAAACAGCGAATGttatcagcaacagcacacaggCAGCGAGCGACAAGAAAGTGATGTGCTTCATGGTGGACGACGAGCAATACTGAGAAATAATCCGAATGAAGGGCCTAAGCAAAGCGCCAACTGTTGAATCCAAACATTTGAAGACATTCATTGCCAGTGCAATCATTGTATTAATGCAATCATGTTAATTCACAgctaaattaaattgaagaaTATAATCACGCAGATTTCACTTACTGACCTCCGAGAGTATCTTGTTCATCGTGTTCAATTTAAATATGATCTTGGTGGGACAGTGATGATATGATTTTAGATGCCCACACATCATTAGAGCTATTGGCGAAAGGCACCGGAATTCAGGTCAACAAGGCTAACATCACATTTATGAACGGGAAAGACCAGGGGCCAAGAAGGTGTGATAAAGAACAGCGTGATAAAGAACAGCGTAATATGGGCAGATTGAGATGAGATGCAGGAATAGACCATGATTCCTAAAATCCCTACTAAATCTACTCTGGGACGATGAAGCTAGCGCTGTTGGAAGTAGAGATTCGATGTGCTGGTAAAATGTGTCCTTGAACGTTGAGAGTTTTTTTAGGCCCACACGGCTTTACCTATCTCACGCCGAATAATGTTATTTGGAAACACGAATTGTATTTTCGaaagttttttaataaaattcttCAGCTTTGGTTTTCTGTCTTTCTGAACAAAAGAGTTGTTAATGATAATAGTTGATAATATTCGCTGcgaaaaaatacaaaacccACAACCCACTGTCCGTAAAGGTACTCGAAATCATATGAGTTCCTATAAAACTGCTCGGTTGGTAATGGTATCATACAAGTTGATCGACCACACTGAGTGACAAGACaagcgcagcatcagcaccctTTTGTAAGCCGGTTTGAGAGCGACTTTACTCGACGTTACGAAAACAGAGGCCCCTAAATTGTAATATTGAAGGAGTACTGCTCAAAATAAGCTCTTGCGTAGGATACACGAGATCACCCTTGAAGATGTTGGATTGATTTATTCATGCGAGGGCCAACTCGTATTGAATttgaacgaaacaaacgagaCTAAAGATTCGATGAAACTTACGGCAATATCGACGATTTTTATCAAACAACCACTTTAACACCTCTGGCAAGTGTATCAAACATTGCACAAGTGTTTCTAActatgaaatgaaaagtttcCTCAACTATTTCTGAGAGAAATTGAGTATCACACCCGTGCGATCATTAAGGAGGATAAAACATCACCCGCCAATCAAAATCACACGAGCAACAGTCTCGAACGACAAAGAATCAATGAATAgcaaaaaacggggaaaaaatcTTACACATCTGGACAATCTGTTCAATATGATTGATGAGCTTGGTCAAATAAAATCAGGAAGCTTTTCCGTATTGTACACGCGATCATTTCATATTCTTCCGATGATGCGCTCTCAGGTGGCTGCTCGAAAAGCCATTGCCGCGGCGGCACCAGTTCCAATTGCACTGTGTATGGGACGTAgaacaataaaacataaagcCAATCATGATTACCTCATTTTTAAACTCGAtcataaaattagaaaaacccAGAAATGTTTGGTCGTGGCAATTATGTGCTCACTCCCGTCTGTCGTCCGTGGGCGGGTAAAAGCTCCGGCGGAAgactcgccggcacgcaggaATCTCTCTATCCCGGGCGAGCTTCCGGTTTGCCTAGGAATGCACCGCACCAAAGCGGTAAACAATGTTCGCCACAACATGACTCCTGTGGCAACATGACTCCTGTGGTTTCGCGTCGTTATCAATCCTTCCCTCCAGCTACCtccgagaaaaagagaaagagagagaaagcatccCTACCGCATCTAGCAGGGACCTTAACTACCGCTACGCTAACTGCGCCATTCGTGGACGATGACGTAAATCCCACACCCCAGCTTGCGCGCCCACGCAAACTACGTACCGGAGCCGGCCCGGGTGTCTATTTTCCCGCCCCTGTGCCCTCCCCATTGCCGACGTTTCAATGCGTTGGAGCGTTGGTGTCCAGGAAGCGAGAGACCACCGTtggcgtcgtcatcatcgtgccGGCGTAACGCCGGATTGCCGAtgcttgtgtgttgtggtgccACTAGAGTAAGAAGAGGCAATTGTGTGCCGCTGCCCTTCGGGTGTATCATCGAATCGGAATCCGCTCGGCCACTCTCAACCCACAAACCGAAACCCGCGCAGCTCATTCAAGTTTACAGCTTCGGGGGTGCGTGGCGCGGGGCCCTGGGTCATGTTGGCTCCCCTCTCATACATCCCCTTTACAATGTTCGTGCGAATGACGCGCGAACGCAGCAATGTGCAGTGCCCGGTTTGGTGACATCGTTGCATCGTTAGCCTCCTCCGGCGAAGAAGGAAAGACCGACAGTCCGTGCCATTGTGTcgtgttgtttggtggtgttttgtaGTTCCTGGAGTCCCGTACACAGGTCCTGCACACAGGTATGATGAGAGGAGATTTCCAATCGTGCCGAGAAGGAGTTGCAGTTTCGCGAAAGTCCCGGCGAATCGCCGGTTGGTGTTTCGACAAAAAgtcattttcctcctttccatTCCTTAAAATGCATCCTTTTGTCGGAATTCGAAAGAAAGAGTAAAAGGAAATGCATTTCTCTGGCACACGAAACCATTGTTCAAACAATCGGCAGGTGCAGGGGAGTCAAGGACCTGACGGTGCTGAATGCTGGTTGGCCGGTGGACTGGGATGGTTAGCGTACTATGAAACCGTGCTACGGGTGTTTGTATCTCTAGTAATAGTTGCACTCAGGTCAGGGATTGCAATGCGAACGAGCGGTACGGCGAGAAGGCCACATGGAGAGGAACCACAGTGCGGGAAGGATAATTCATCGGGAATGGGGAAGACATTGGTTCGGGGTTGCAAATGGTTGGGAATGTTAACCGAAGTTGTTTTCGATGTGCCGATGCGGCGCATGTGCACTaaccacacgccacaccaacacggcgatggtgatgatgggaaaAGGTTCAATGGTGTGCTTGGTGTAAGGCTTGTACGGCAAATGAATGCTCAAGTGAACATTCGGCCACTCTACCcctcacaacaacaacactctgGGCAGCACATGTGACAAACCGTTGCGGTAGCCAAAATACAATCCctatttttcgtttgtttttttttttttgtacaactACACCTTTAGTGTACaatcaacaaaacaattcCTCGATGAAATGGATTTTTGTTGTAGTGGCCAACATGTTCTGGCTGTACACATTACACGGTTACTAGGAATCCTGTTGACCGGGGAATCGCCTCAATATGCGGTTTTGCTAATGATCCCGCGTGACGTCGGTGGCCATCCCGGTCTGTTCGGTTTCGCCGTTAAGGGTGGAATGGTGGCGCGAGCATGGAACGGGATTGATAACGTTATCAGTTCAGCTTCGAGCATGCGTGCCACGGTTTTGGACTTCATTTGAATGTTGACGCACCGGCGGTGTGGCCACACTGTTGAGCaacttttaattttaatgaataaaaactgtaaaaaaatacaaccGATGGAGACGGTTGTAATGCTAGTTGTTAGAGTAACAGATGTTAGTAAAAATgcctgcgatgatgatgataatcaaAAAAATTTCTCTTATATGCGCGCACAAGAGAATGATCCCTTtcaatccctttttttatttatgaattatccctttcctttttccctcttttagAGAATGTTTGAGAATGTTTAGAGAATGAGAGAAGTGaaacaaatcattttcctTAAATAAAAACCCTAAAATTATATGAAAAAAGTCTAATTTTATCAGTATGACACGCTATCCTTGTCACGATCGTTGTAACGATCAACCTGCAGGTAGCGCCCTCTACAGTTTGATCCCTACGTCATTTCACTAGGGACCGAACTATAGAGGGCGCTACCTGCAGGTTGATCGTTACAACGATCGTGACAAGGATAGCGTGTGATAATGAGCGGCTAATAgattaattttcataaattctgATGTTGCTGAATGTTCCGTTGCTTTAATGCATGACAACATTCTCTTGCTGATAAGCAACAAAAGCGTTACGCGATCCATCttttgcgcctccatcgttcaaataaacaaattccTGAAAAGAGAAGGGTCATCTGAAATTTACCATTCCGTACAGTTGCTGCGATATGTTCGCAATAACTTTGTTGATATTTGTTGAGAATTTGGATGATGTTGTACATTCGCTCCAAGCAGAATCAGATCAGAAACGATCTCCCCCTTCTGTTTCGAtcacaacaaacagaaaaggTAAACAAGACGTCCTCCTTCACGGAGGGTTTGAAAGGAGACCCATTAGGAAATGTTTCGGGCAAgtgaacgcacacactcgcaggCACACAAATGAGTAAAAGCTTatgcactggtgctggtgctgatggttcATTTCATTCAAGTTTTCCTTGGCACCACCTCGGAGGACCCCGTCCGTTCTCCCTCTCGCGTTCACACTGCTGCGCACTGTGACTTTTGGAATGCCGAACCGACCGTTCCTTTGCTCCCTTCCTCTGCAGAGACGGATGAACCGATACTCTAGGTTGGAAAGAGGCGGAGGAAGAAACCGAAACTATTGGGATGAGACTCGACCCCCAGCACGACGAACTGCGGGCTCACTTGCAACGCATAAATCACTGAGTCCTCCGTCGGCCCCACCGTACCATCCCATTGGTTTGGTTCATTCATTCACAAAAACCACCCCTCACCAATACGTGGACCGACCGTGGTGCTGGCCGAGGACGACGAATTCTCACCATCGGGATGAATCTCTCCCTTCGTTCATAAAGACAACGCGCGATTCCGATTCTAGTGACGTTGGATGGTCGAGCGTtcgtcgttcggtcgctcaGAAGGGTTTTCACATCGGACCGTGACGGCAGCCTCCGTGACCGTAGCAGCCTCTCGGTGCCAGGTGACAGGTAAAGCGCGGCGGTCCGCGGTGCCAGGAACAGAATCAGTTCTGGGCAGGGAATCACTCAATTGTTTGAAGATTATTGTGTcctgttctgtgttctgttctgtgaaAGAAAAACCGTGCGCTGCTTTCTTCTGCTGGAAAACGAATTGGGAGAAGAATTTGCACCAGCACGGGGTTGGCAGGAAACGACCAAGTGCACGTGTGGTTCGTGGTGTTCGTGGACCGTTTTCGTCCGGTTTGTGCAcgttgtgcgcgcgcgcgggctcttgtgtgcgtgtctctgtgtgtctgtggtggcGCGATTTCCAGTAAAAAGGGGCGAAAAAATGGGGCCATCACACGGCTAGCTATCCGATTTCGCGTACATCCTTTATTGGCCCATTCGAAGGCAGTGGCACTGGAGgcaaacagagaaagagagagggagagaaagagagcgaatacgtgtttgtgtgtatgagtgtgtgcaaGCGCAAAAAGTAAAGGGTGGAGGCACTGGTGCGGGGAGGCAGAAACGTTGATCCTGATGGCGGTGGATCGCAGGGTTTGTGATGCTATTTTCTACCTCGACCTACATATATCCAGGAATGCCTGCGGCTGGTGGTCCGCAGCAGTCATTCCAGTGATGCCAGGCAAATTGTCACTGGACGcgtttgtgtgtatgcgtgtgtgagtgtatgtgctCGTTATTTTAAGGATAGTGTTTAGTATCATTGGGTCATTGTTGAAGATGATGGAGTCCAATCATCTGAATGTGAACGTTAAATTCTGCACCTTCTGcaccaagagagagaaaaggagtcTCAAAGTCAGTAGGATCTTTATCATTTCGGTTCGTTACCTTATCTTGCAGGGGAATCATTATCTCTTTACTGACAAATTCCTCCTGAACTGAAGAATTTCTCACATGTTGCGAGATATTTTGGAGGAAAGTCAGGAAGTGCCATGGATGCCATCCTCAAGTGAAACTCCTGGGCAGCACCTTACTTTATGCTGCCAAAATCTTtactttatgctgctgcaaatgcgTTCCGTTATCCTATCCGTGGTTATTGTGTGCGTAACAGACGGCAGCGCAGTATCTCTTACGTATCTTCTTCCATAGTGTGCGTACGGAATGTGATGAGCCCCCCcttcgctcgttcactcgctcgctcgctcgctcgtctcTCCCAGTAAAAtatccttcccttccttatCGTGCGATAAGAGCGACCGCACAGACACGGAATATCAAGAATCGAGAAAAGCAATTCCCCTGACCAGCAAGTTAGAGCAGATAGCAGCAGCGGAGTGAGGTCTAGGTTAACGTTATCGAAGTCATTCGAAGTAGGCTACTGCTCcttggctgctgcagctgctactACTAACCGTTTTGTGCCCGTCcgtacgcgtgtgtgcgtgactGACGTTTCCTGACGTTGGTTGCTTTGGCGtttgttggttcgttcgtggtTTGTGCGTGTTTGTATCGTTCGCACCGAGGACGGCAACACTGCTGCCACCCCGTGCCGTGCGGTCGTTAGTGGTCGAGCGGAAAAATCAGTCTCTATCACTTCTGTTACTCCCATTCATCCCCCCTGGGAATGCCCTGCCTTTTGCCATGGAAAAAGCAGTTTTCCACCGCCAATGGTTGGTGATCATTTTTGGCGCTTTTCCTCAGATTCCTCGTGGAGGCTGCTATGGTGAGATGAAAAccgtgaaaaaagggaaaagcatgAAACGATTTGCTAAATCTATACTCAGTATTTCTTCTCCTGAATACCACTgctaatcgatcgaaaacaacGAGCAAGCTCCGTGAATAACTTCGAAAAACATTCTCCTCGCAGGCCGTGAATGTCTTCTTGGAACAGATTGATAATTCCCGTCGAATGGGCTTTTGAATATTACGCGTTTTATGGATGGAGAGATCCGCTGCAGATGATTGCGAGATGATTTCCCATTTACCATGCCCCGCAAGGCAGTTAACGAGCCTCCTATCTGGCACCACGGCAAggcaaaaacgggaaaagagGAGACGCATGAGATCCGCAGGAAGCTATCGTCTAAATCGATATCGAAGATTTTAAAGCAAAACCCCTAATGTGCCCGCACTGGTAGCAGCTGGTTCCAGCATCTGCCTCACACTGACGCGGCCGACAGTGTGTTCTCCGGACGATCCGGATACCGCACCCCGAAACGACGACCACGTGCCCGCTGATACGTGCTGGCTACGCTGGCTGGTTCTACTTTTCCTCTCATCGCTCGAAAGGCGCACGTTTTTCAGCGTCGGCTCAGGCCCTGGTGCCGTTTGGGGCAAATGTTTCTAATGAAAATGTCGGCCCAATTGATTTGCCTTTTGGAGTTACCGTCCCCTCTCACCCGAAATCGCGAGTCGTCCTCAGCGCTTCCCGGTGGTAAATATTGAATGTTCGTGATTGGAACCAGGAACCAACGGGTTGGGGGGAATGGGAATCCAATAGAGCGATCGCAAACACGTGTGTGAGGGTTGGGATGACTATGAGTTGGGCGCCATTGTTTACGCGAGCACTTCAAATTAATCGTTTAGTTTCATTGTTTCCATTCTCTTACGCTTTCTACcaaatgctctttctctctctagctcGCACAACAGTTTCCAGTGAAGCGCAGACCGTACTCCGGTGTAGTTCCATATCTTGGAAGCCCTTCACCTTAACGATCCCGGTCGACGGAGACGAAAACCGAACCAGGAAGTGATTACGAACAGTGAGACGGGTACGGGATCTCATTGAAATGCAATCAACGAACGCGAGCTAGTGGAGAACCGGGACACAGCCGGCCCGGGAAAGGATCGCTACAATCGAATCCTGTGCGTGTACtagtgcgccattttgtgtatgtgtgccggcACACGGTGTACCAGTGTCTTCGAATTGCATGCATAAACCGTGGCCCCGCTGCTTCACTTCCCCAGAAAACACACAGAAGCACAGAACAcagacctggcctggcctggcctggcagaCGACGCACACGGATTAGCATATTATGATTTAACGGTCCATGATAATAATCATGAAGCGTCGGTTGAAGATCACGGCCCAGGAATCGGTACGGCACGGGAACGGCCCACGAATCGCGAATCGGTCCACcgtctcgtggtggtggtggtgttctggTGGTGCCTTCCCAGGGTTTCAATAAACCGGAAAAGTCGGATAACCGGCTGCACTACTACTGGTTCCGCTACTACTGTGTTATCGGCAAACAGGAGCAATTTCCAGTTAAAACTCGTGAAAActctgccagtgccagtgcgacccagtgcgtgcgtgcatgcggaCGTGCAATCCCGATGGGAACGCTAACGTCCTCGTCCACCTCAACCTCCAGCTTCCCGCTAGCGAAGAGCAAAATCGGAGGCACCAGCTATGAGGGTAAGTACCGagtatcatcaccatcatcgtcatcatctaCAGGGTGTACtataaaagaaatgaaaatgttttcattgctcgcttttggatatttttttaacaccagtatggcattatggggtattgtTGTATTCGTAAGACTCACATCTATCAAATAATGTTTGCAAAATAGTCGTGCAAAAGTTGTTTGTTGGGAAAAATGTtctcaaaggcgacagtgtcgagtttgctttgcgcgaaaaaaaaacttccaaaGAAATAGTAGCGGATATCGGATCTTTGCATTGTTTACCGGCTTAAACGGACTATTTATGAAAGGCCAAGGTCCAGGATACACGGTAGtggtcggcaacgatctgagctcATTGAAATAGTTGTAAGATCGGTGAGAGTAAAAGTTAAGCGTAATCCATTGCGATCCATACGAATGCTTgcaaaagagacgaatatctcaagatcctccaTGATTTGGTTGGTCAAAGATGATCTAAAGGCAACCATTAGAGGTAGGGTGATGCGTAATTTAATAGCTGGAAGGATAAAATATCTTCGCAAAGACTGATCGATACATTTGTTGTCAGTTTTGAAGACGTAGAAACTGGTCgttgtgttctctgatgagaaACTTTTCACGATTAATCCAGCAACGAATTCCCGCACGAATAGGTTCATATTGACCCTAAAGACTAAGGATGTTtcagagaacataaaattctaGTTCACCTTCGAGCACCCCAGTGGAATAATGATGTTCGGAGCTGTTGTCTCTAAATCCAAGGAAAATGCTTCCAGTTTTCATAAAGTGTGCATATCAATTTTTTGGAGGAACACGTTTTACCgaggattaaagcaaacttcgacACTCaacaaaatgttaaatttCAGCAATATGGAGGCCCCTATCATACGTCTACACGGgctcaaacatggttgaaaGAGAACATGTATTTTTGGTCGAACGATTTATGGCCTCAAAGCGATCCTGATTTAAATTCGTTGGACTACTCAATATGGGCGCTTGTTCGCCCTAAGGCCTGtgtaaacaaagaaatataaaacaaaataacatattttaaaacagtagaaaacactaaaaatggctttaaactataataaaggattttctcattttttatcGTACACCCTATACACGATCGAAGATCCTCGTCCAGGGCGCTGGAACACGCCAAATGGACCAAGCATatgtgcggcagcagcaattaTCACCCCCTGTTTCCAGCCAGACAATAAAACGGTTCCTCATTatgagggagggagggcatTGGATCATAAAACTCCATTACAGACACCGACCACTGACAGTTTCCTTCCTTAAACCAGGACGAGTGCGAACCCAATCGACACCGCCACTCCCCCCGTTTGGAGTGTAATAAATGAATTGATTTC is a window of Anopheles aquasalis chromosome 2, idAnoAquaMG_Q_19, whole genome shotgun sequence DNA encoding:
- the LOC126569862 gene encoding uncharacterized protein LOC126569862 gives rise to the protein MNKILSEYCSSSTMKHITFLSLAACVLLLITFAVCDSSKSESSPKDPLEQPIEVGDFSSEEFEDYSSEELGDKTLLANRMASVRRCFKGYRYSKSLGQCLPILNLKGQRT